One Streptomyces mobaraensis NBRC 13819 = DSM 40847 DNA segment encodes these proteins:
- a CDS encoding ABC transporter ATP-binding protein, whose product MTITAGTFTGDSRRAGAVPAVSFTNVNKSYGAVRAVADLDLQLYPGETVALLGPNGAGKSTTLDLLLGLGQPDSGTVELFGTTPQRALEQGKVGAMLQSGGLMEDVRVRELVRLACDLHPRAYPVDRVMEQAGITEIADRLVNKLSGGQEQRVRFALATAGENDLIVLDEPTTGMDVTSRQTFWGAMRRQADEGRAVLFATHYLEEADAIADRVIVLHRGRILADGSAAEIKAKAGARRIVFDLDGQIPQDALRSLPMLAALEVSGRTVRIQSHDADATVHALYGLGLYPRNLEVAGLGLEQAFIAITDAATAGEAVSA is encoded by the coding sequence ATGACCATCACCGCAGGGACGTTCACGGGGGACAGCCGGCGCGCGGGAGCCGTTCCCGCCGTCAGCTTCACGAACGTCAACAAGAGCTACGGCGCCGTACGGGCCGTGGCCGATCTCGATCTCCAGCTCTACCCGGGCGAGACCGTCGCCCTCCTCGGCCCCAACGGCGCCGGCAAGTCCACCACCCTGGACCTCCTCCTCGGCCTGGGCCAGCCCGACTCCGGCACGGTCGAGCTCTTCGGCACCACCCCGCAGCGCGCGCTCGAACAGGGCAAGGTCGGCGCGATGCTGCAGAGCGGCGGCCTGATGGAGGACGTCCGCGTCCGGGAGCTGGTGCGGCTCGCCTGCGACCTGCACCCGCGCGCGTACCCGGTCGACCGGGTCATGGAGCAGGCGGGCATCACCGAGATCGCGGACCGGCTGGTCAACAAGCTCTCCGGCGGCCAGGAGCAGCGGGTGCGCTTCGCACTCGCGACGGCCGGCGAGAACGACCTGATCGTCCTCGACGAGCCGACGACGGGCATGGACGTCACCTCCCGCCAGACGTTCTGGGGCGCCATGCGCCGCCAGGCAGACGAGGGCCGGGCCGTCCTCTTCGCCACCCACTACCTGGAGGAGGCCGACGCGATCGCCGACCGCGTCATCGTCCTCCACCGCGGCCGGATCCTCGCGGACGGCTCCGCGGCCGAGATCAAGGCCAAGGCCGGCGCCCGCCGGATCGTCTTCGACCTCGACGGACAGATCCCCCAGGACGCCCTGCGCTCCCTGCCGATGCTGGCCGCCCTGGAGGTCTCCGGCCGCACCGTCCGGATCCAGTCCCACGACGCCGACGCCACCGTGCACGCGCTGTACGGGCTCGGGCTCTACCCGCGCAACCTGGAGGTCGCGGGCCTCGGCCTGGAGCAGGCATTCATCGCCATCACCGACGCCGCCACCGCCGGGGAGGCGGTCTCCGCATGA
- a CDS encoding ABC transporter permease — MNTLIRLEVSRTLRNKKFMFFSVLYPAALYLLIASGAKSDEKLGDTGLTFPVLYMVSMATFGAITAVLIGNAERIAKEREKGWVRQLRLTSLPGRGYVTAKIASAAVVSLPGILVVFAIAAAAKGVRLEPWQWLALTGSIWAGSCVFAALGVAIGYLATGDAVRPIVMIVYFGLAALGGLWMPSATFPHWLQKIAEYVPTHAYAGLGQAIERGDAPGARDVLLLVGYLVLFSGAAAWLYRKDTHKA, encoded by the coding sequence ATGAACACCCTGATCCGGCTGGAAGTCTCGCGCACCCTGCGCAACAAGAAGTTCATGTTCTTCTCCGTCCTCTACCCGGCGGCGCTCTACCTGCTGATCGCGTCCGGGGCGAAGAGTGACGAGAAGCTGGGCGACACCGGGCTGACCTTCCCGGTGCTGTACATGGTCTCCATGGCCACCTTCGGCGCCATCACGGCCGTCCTGATCGGCAACGCCGAGCGCATCGCCAAGGAGCGCGAGAAGGGCTGGGTGCGCCAGCTGCGGCTGACCTCGCTGCCGGGCCGCGGCTATGTGACCGCGAAGATCGCCTCGGCCGCCGTGGTCTCCCTGCCGGGCATCCTCGTGGTGTTCGCCATCGCCGCCGCGGCCAAGGGCGTCCGCCTGGAGCCCTGGCAGTGGCTCGCCCTGACCGGTTCCATCTGGGCCGGCAGCTGCGTCTTCGCGGCGCTCGGCGTGGCCATCGGCTACCTGGCCACCGGTGACGCCGTCCGTCCCATCGTGATGATCGTCTACTTCGGCCTGGCCGCCCTCGGCGGTCTGTGGATGCCGTCCGCGACCTTCCCGCACTGGCTGCAGAAGATCGCCGAGTACGTCCCGACCCACGCCTACGCCGGTCTCGGCCAGGCCATCGAGCGCGGCGACGCGCCGGGCGCCCGGGACGTCCTGCTGCTCGTCGGCTACCTGGTGCTGTTCAGCGGCGCCGCGGCCTGGCTGTACCGCAAGGACACCCACAAGGCGTGA